One genomic window of Desulfovibrio subterraneus includes the following:
- a CDS encoding ABC transporter permease: MHTTFPHMFGGLKIALQALGTHKLRTALAMLGVFLGALALTGVMHVSKAMVAKAEQETAKLGPNLFAAISGKVRFSRGGSVRFGSENTSFTLEDARALVYGVPQVRSGVPFIRTTMPVRYQRTTTTSQLVATGPEYPEVRAMKPAMGRFITHEDVEDRAKVCVLGKTIAEKLFGKPELALGATVFFYRAGMEVVGVMEEKGSDLSGTDQDEQVFVPVTTYMRRMSNQDYISGVYMTLHDGADTEAAKAAASALLRHRHNITDAADDDFAVLTASDTATLQTQALDLVWTLGVMSSGISFMVGTLGILSIMILLVRSRRLEIGIRRAVGARRQSIVLQFLLEAGLMSGTGGILGVCGALLCVTVVYRVGDFPYVYDPLLIALSCGASILFGLIAGAYPAWKASRVEVLDVLRSHDS; the protein is encoded by the coding sequence ATGCACACTACCTTTCCCCACATGTTCGGCGGTCTGAAAATAGCGTTGCAGGCTCTGGGCACCCACAAACTGCGCACCGCCCTTGCCATGCTCGGTGTGTTTCTGGGCGCACTGGCGCTCACGGGCGTGATGCACGTTTCCAAGGCCATGGTGGCCAAGGCGGAGCAGGAAACCGCCAAGCTCGGCCCCAACCTTTTTGCGGCCATATCGGGCAAGGTGCGCTTTTCTCGCGGGGGCTCGGTCCGCTTCGGCAGCGAGAACACCTCGTTCACCCTTGAAGATGCTCGGGCTCTGGTCTACGGCGTGCCGCAGGTCCGCTCCGGCGTGCCGTTCATCAGAACCACCATGCCGGTACGCTACCAGCGCACCACAACCACATCGCAACTGGTAGCCACGGGGCCGGAGTACCCCGAGGTGCGGGCCATGAAACCGGCCATGGGCCGTTTCATCACGCATGAAGACGTGGAAGACCGCGCCAAGGTGTGCGTGCTGGGCAAAACCATTGCCGAGAAACTGTTCGGCAAACCGGAACTGGCATTGGGCGCGACCGTATTCTTCTACCGCGCAGGAATGGAAGTTGTGGGGGTGATGGAAGAAAAAGGCAGTGACCTTTCCGGCACCGATCAGGATGAACAAGTCTTTGTACCCGTGACCACCTATATGCGCCGCATGTCCAATCAGGACTATATCTCCGGCGTATACATGACCCTGCACGACGGCGCGGATACCGAGGCGGCCAAAGCTGCGGCAAGCGCCCTGCTGCGGCATCGCCACAACATAACCGATGCGGCAGATGACGATTTTGCCGTGCTCACCGCCAGCGATACGGCCACCCTGCAGACGCAGGCGCTTGATCTTGTATGGACGCTGGGCGTGATGAGTTCCGGCATATCCTTCATGGTGGGCACGCTGGGCATACTTTCCATCATGATCCTGCTGGTGCGCTCGCGCAGGCTGGAGATAGGCATACGCCGTGCCGTGGGCGCACGGCGGCAATCCATCGTGCTGCAATTCCTGCTTGAGGCCGGTCTCATGTCTGGTACAGGAGGCATTCTTGGTGTATGCGGTGCTCTGCTCTGCGTAACCGTGGTCTACCGCGTGGGCGATTTTCCCTATGTGTATGACCCGCTGCTCATTGCGCTCTCCTGCGGTGCCTCCATCCTGTTCGGCCTGATCGCCGGAGCCTATCCGGCATGGAAGGCCTCCCGCGTGGAGGTGCTCGATGTGCTGCGCAGCCACGATTCGTAA
- a CDS encoding acyl-[acyl-carrier-protein] thioesterase — protein MTVYGSETLPVRCYEVGISGVATPTSFADYFQEAASNNARDLGFPGERLWAEGVAWVLTRLSITVDRYPAAGETITVRTWPSTHDRNVAMRCYEIFDTADNLLASGTSAWAVMDVATRKIAPIPDFVGAEYPKDQPACQPFATRAVPKLREAAHTAPVLTRKADLDMNGHVNNARYSDWVMEAVPDDFLATHEPSLVDITFRAECGAGTRLTSSCSDPAAGESLHSVTLEDGTELCRARVVWRDRTEVHLSGINAAFVPGAR, from the coding sequence ATGACCGTATATGGCTCGGAAACCCTGCCCGTCCGCTGTTACGAGGTAGGTATAAGCGGCGTTGCCACCCCCACATCCTTTGCGGATTATTTTCAGGAAGCCGCCTCCAACAACGCGCGCGATCTGGGTTTTCCCGGTGAGCGCCTGTGGGCGGAAGGCGTGGCGTGGGTGCTTACGCGCCTTTCCATCACCGTGGACCGCTACCCTGCGGCTGGTGAAACCATCACCGTGCGCACATGGCCTTCCACCCATGACCGCAACGTGGCCATGCGCTGTTACGAAATTTTTGATACGGCAGACAACCTGCTCGCCAGCGGCACCAGTGCCTGGGCGGTAATGGATGTGGCCACCCGCAAGATTGCTCCCATTCCGGATTTTGTGGGCGCGGAGTATCCCAAGGACCAACCCGCCTGCCAGCCCTTTGCGACCCGCGCCGTGCCCAAGCTGCGCGAAGCAGCCCATACAGCTCCCGTGCTGACCCGCAAGGCCGATCTGGACATGAACGGGCATGTGAACAACGCCCGCTATTCCGACTGGGTGATGGAAGCTGTGCCGGACGATTTTCTTGCCACGCACGAACCTTCGCTGGTGGACATTACCTTCCGTGCGGAATGCGGCGCAGGAACACGACTCACCTCCTCCTGCTCCGATCCGGCTGCAGGTGAGAGCCTGCATTCGGTGACGCTGGAAGACGGCACCGAACTCTGCCGCGCCCGCGTTGTGTGGCGTGACAGGACCGAAGTGCACCTGAGCGGCATCAACGCCGCCTTTGTTCCCGGAGCGCGCTGA
- a CDS encoding sodium:solute symporter family protein, producing MAIKLLTTLAYFAIVFYLGYKGWKETKGASDYMLAGRRVNPFVMAMSYGATFISTSAIIGFGGAAGLFGFPLLWLTVFNLSFGIFIAMIFFGKRTRRMGLALNCHTFPELLGKRYQSRFIQGFSGGVIFMFIPVYAAAVLIGICRMVEVSLGLPYTWVLLGVTAIIALYVITGGMKAVMYTDAFQGSIMAVMMLILICYTYSMLGGVTEAHQALTDMAQLMPEKLQKGGMLGWTQGSVPFSPLWLTIYTTIVYGVGIGVLAQPQLAVRYMTVPGDRELNRAVLYGGIFILLMTGVAFIVGALSNAVFFKEFGKISIAMAGGNIDKIIPTFIETMMPPWFSAIFLLAMFAAAMSTLSSQFHVGGTSLGHDIYARAMRTRVRAAGNSMAVNQMGVVITILASLVWAWVLPESVIARATAFFFGLCGAAFLPAYLLGLYWKGMTKAGAKFSIIGGFIASMLWLLFIHEKEAASIGLCQLLFGKTTLVADAAKGSWIFLLQWVDPNVVALPLSFLLAWGVSAFSTSLADEHVEACWQNC from the coding sequence ATGGCCATTAAACTGCTCACCACGTTGGCTTACTTCGCCATAGTGTTCTACCTCGGTTACAAGGGCTGGAAGGAAACCAAGGGCGCCAGCGACTACATGCTGGCCGGACGCAGGGTCAATCCCTTTGTCATGGCCATGTCATACGGGGCCACCTTCATTTCCACCTCGGCCATCATCGGCTTTGGCGGCGCGGCAGGTCTGTTCGGCTTTCCGCTGCTGTGGCTCACGGTATTCAACCTCTCGTTCGGCATCTTCATTGCCATGATCTTTTTCGGCAAACGCACCCGACGCATGGGGCTAGCCCTGAACTGCCACACATTCCCCGAGCTGCTGGGCAAGCGCTACCAGTCCAGATTCATTCAGGGCTTTTCCGGCGGTGTGATCTTCATGTTCATTCCCGTCTACGCGGCGGCCGTGCTCATCGGCATATGCCGCATGGTGGAAGTGTCGCTCGGTCTGCCCTACACGTGGGTGCTGCTGGGTGTGACAGCCATCATCGCCCTGTACGTCATCACCGGCGGCATGAAAGCCGTGATGTATACGGATGCCTTTCAGGGCAGCATCATGGCCGTCATGATGCTCATACTGATCTGCTACACCTATTCCATGCTCGGCGGCGTGACCGAGGCGCATCAGGCCCTGACCGACATGGCCCAGCTCATGCCGGAAAAACTGCAGAAAGGCGGCATGCTCGGCTGGACACAGGGATCAGTTCCCTTCTCACCGCTGTGGCTGACCATCTACACCACCATTGTTTACGGCGTAGGCATCGGCGTGCTTGCCCAGCCCCAGCTTGCCGTGCGCTACATGACCGTACCCGGCGACCGCGAACTCAACCGCGCGGTGCTCTACGGCGGCATATTCATCCTGCTCATGACCGGCGTGGCCTTCATTGTGGGCGCGCTCTCCAATGCCGTGTTCTTCAAGGAATTCGGCAAGATCAGCATAGCCATGGCCGGTGGCAACATAGACAAGATCATTCCCACCTTCATCGAAACCATGATGCCCCCGTGGTTCTCCGCCATCTTCCTGCTGGCCATGTTCGCGGCGGCCATGTCCACCCTTTCCAGCCAGTTCCATGTGGGCGGCACCTCGCTCGGCCACGACATATACGCCCGCGCCATGCGCACCCGTGTTCGCGCTGCAGGCAACTCCATGGCCGTGAACCAGATGGGCGTGGTCATCACCATTCTCGCCTCCCTCGTATGGGCATGGGTGCTGCCGGAATCCGTCATTGCCCGCGCCACCGCCTTCTTCTTCGGACTGTGCGGTGCAGCCTTCCTGCCTGCCTACCTGCTCGGCCTGTACTGGAAGGGAATGACCAAGGCCGGTGCCAAGTTCTCCATCATCGGCGGGTTCATCGCTTCCATGCTCTGGCTGCTTTTCATCCACGAAAAGGAAGCCGCCTCCATCGGGCTGTGCCAGCTTCTGTTCGGCAAGACCACGCTGGTCGCAGACGCCGCCAAGGGCAGCTGGATATTCCTGCTGCAGTGGGTGGACCCCAACGTGGTGGCCCTGCCCCTCTCCTTCCTGCTGGCATGGGGCGTAAGCGCCTTCTCCACCAGCCTTGCCGACGAGCATGTGGAAGCCTGCTGGCAGAACTGCTGA
- a CDS encoding HMA2 domain-containing protein: MHAMSQGRIRFRNGALKVGELGYSLRDELLAAKGILDVQLNKRIGSMLVLFDKARIKAEVIFKRIAEFLHIDVVKVQEGLSSFNRAFGSRAARRNVKLGMGLALGTAIGALAYSGRWHAVAGGAFLTLLSGHLYQNRRTLMS, from the coding sequence ATGCACGCTATGAGCCAAGGCAGAATCCGTTTCAGAAACGGCGCGCTAAAAGTCGGTGAGTTGGGATATTCCTTGCGGGACGAATTGCTCGCAGCAAAGGGCATTCTTGATGTTCAGCTGAACAAACGTATCGGCAGCATGCTGGTTCTTTTTGACAAGGCCCGCATCAAGGCCGAGGTCATCTTCAAACGCATCGCCGAGTTTCTGCATATCGATGTGGTCAAGGTGCAGGAAGGGCTCAGTTCCTTTAACCGGGCCTTCGGCAGCCGTGCAGCCCGCCGCAATGTAAAGCTCGGCATGGGGCTGGCTTTGGGGACAGCCATTGGGGCGCTGGCCTATTCCGGCCGCTGGCATGCCGTAGCGGGCGGAGCCTTTCTGACCCTGCTCAGCGGCCACCTGTACCAAAACCGGCGAACCTTGATGAGCTAA
- a CDS encoding symporter small accessory protein — MLGLGSWEAALAFWLCILSAIGCVAYGYINWNNNGTPDTVSIDDLLPDSVSDDCGDDYSGDCGKR; from the coding sequence ATGCTCGGACTCGGCAGTTGGGAAGCGGCACTGGCCTTCTGGCTGTGCATTCTTTCGGCAATAGGATGCGTGGCCTACGGCTACATCAACTGGAACAACAACGGCACTCCGGACACCGTTTCCATAGACGACCTGCTGCCTGACTCCGTGTCAGACGATTGCGGGGACGACTACAGCGGCGACTGCGGCAAAAGGTAG
- a CDS encoding ABC transporter ATP-binding protein: MGTESPYVVRTEALTRTFRQGDLIVEAVKPLDMRIGHGEMVAIQGASGSGKSTLLHLLALLDSPSAGHYYLDGTDTAGMDDDTRSAARNTLVGMVFQSFYLIPYATALDNVMLPGLYGDTGSKALRERAESLLERVGLSDRMHFKPSSLSGGQQQRVALARALLNDPPLLLADEPTGQLDTTTGKDILDLFASINAAGKTVVIVTHDPQTAARAARRIEFADGHVVDDTAL; the protein is encoded by the coding sequence ATGGGAACCGAATCGCCATATGTGGTGCGGACCGAAGCGCTGACCCGCACCTTTCGTCAGGGAGACCTGATTGTGGAGGCCGTGAAACCGCTTGATATGCGCATCGGGCATGGTGAGATGGTGGCCATTCAGGGCGCTTCCGGTTCCGGCAAATCCACGCTGCTGCACCTTCTGGCACTGCTTGATTCGCCGAGCGCCGGCCATTACTATCTTGACGGCACGGATACGGCAGGCATGGACGACGACACCCGCAGCGCCGCCCGCAACACCCTTGTGGGCATGGTGTTCCAAAGTTTCTACCTCATCCCCTATGCCACTGCGCTGGATAACGTAATGCTGCCCGGGCTCTATGGTGACACGGGGAGCAAGGCGCTGCGCGAACGGGCTGAATCTCTGCTGGAGCGGGTGGGACTCTCTGACCGCATGCACTTCAAGCCATCCAGCCTTTCCGGCGGCCAGCAACAGCGCGTTGCCCTTGCACGGGCTCTGCTCAACGACCCGCCGCTGCTTCTGGCAGACGAACCCACCGGTCAGCTGGACACCACAACCGGCAAGGATATTCTGGACCTGTTTGCCTCTATCAATGCAGCAGGCAAGACGGTGGTGATTGTCACCCACGATCCGCAAACCGCAGCAAGAGCAGCAAGGCGCATCGAGTTTGCCGACGGTCATGTTGTTGACGACACAGCCCTGTGA
- a CDS encoding heavy metal translocating P-type ATPase, translating into MIIVRSIPGRVRFSAASAEVMPLLQARLHEAVRDMQVEIAFVFNPRTGRGLLTFVQDDELTRVVLIAVEEVAEQLTQPALPPCRHAESGDPAACTLPMLGSNVVETEKLDSPFLIIARKVGRFYLTKLLMPPWLRPYWTLFSVMPLLLEGVKSLLRGKLNVSVLDAAAIGASIAMRDFNTAGTVHLLLDISETLEDWTREKSRADLAALYRGDSKPVWVMRGSGPVSIPSGELVAGDMVIVRSGSRIPVDGVVADGMAMVNQSSMTGEPMPVKKSVGAEVFAGTVVDEGNIIILSEGVGDETRFAKIARIISESEGLKADIHGQAVRLADKIVPFSFILSGLVFLFTRNWMKAASVLLADYSCAIKLATPLAVRSAMLEAAHRGAVIKGGRHIEALARMDAIVLDKTGTLTEARPVVMDICPVNGFSREFVLRNAACMEEHFPHPVAEAIVRKAEEEGLHHEEDHAEVEYILAHGISTTLHGERMILGSRHFVHEDEGIDIDEAATYIQRCTDSGLSLLYFGVGGRLAGVIALEDPLRPSAHRFIRRLENAGMERIIMLTGDGQGTAQAVAEELEITEYYAQALPDQKTDLIDRLREEGYVVAMVGDGINDSAALTRADVGVSMKHGADIAREACDVMITSDRLDSLMDSIAISRKTMRRVRRNFMFIVVSNTIFIGLGLTGLISPAMLALLHNSGTVLTCAHSMRPVLSGN; encoded by the coding sequence ATGATTATAGTTCGCAGCATACCCGGACGCGTTCGGTTTTCAGCCGCATCGGCAGAGGTGATGCCTCTCTTGCAGGCACGATTGCACGAAGCCGTCCGTGACATGCAGGTTGAGATAGCCTTTGTCTTCAATCCCCGTACGGGGCGCGGGTTGCTCACCTTTGTGCAGGACGACGAATTGACCAGAGTTGTCCTGATTGCCGTGGAAGAGGTGGCGGAGCAATTAACACAGCCCGCACTGCCCCCATGCCGCCATGCGGAGTCAGGTGACCCGGCAGCCTGCACCCTCCCGATGCTCGGCAGCAATGTGGTGGAAACGGAAAAGCTTGATTCACCCTTCCTTATCATCGCCCGCAAGGTTGGACGGTTTTATCTGACCAAGCTGCTGATGCCTCCCTGGCTCAGGCCGTATTGGACGCTCTTTTCTGTCATGCCCTTACTCTTGGAGGGGGTGAAGTCGCTGCTGCGCGGCAAGCTCAATGTCAGCGTGCTGGATGCTGCGGCCATCGGTGCATCCATTGCCATGCGCGATTTCAATACCGCAGGCACTGTGCATCTGCTGCTGGATATCAGCGAAACGCTTGAAGACTGGACGAGGGAAAAATCCCGCGCGGACCTTGCTGCCCTGTATCGGGGCGACAGCAAGCCGGTGTGGGTCATGCGTGGCTCAGGCCCCGTATCCATTCCTTCCGGCGAACTTGTGGCCGGAGATATGGTCATTGTCCGCAGTGGCTCCCGTATTCCGGTTGATGGCGTTGTTGCCGACGGCATGGCCATGGTCAACCAGTCCTCCATGACAGGCGAACCCATGCCGGTGAAGAAAAGCGTTGGTGCCGAGGTCTTTGCCGGAACGGTTGTGGATGAGGGAAATATCATCATCCTTTCCGAGGGAGTGGGAGATGAAACGCGTTTTGCCAAGATTGCGCGGATCATTTCCGAATCCGAAGGACTCAAGGCAGATATTCACGGGCAGGCCGTCAGGCTGGCGGACAAGATTGTTCCCTTTTCCTTCATACTCTCGGGGCTGGTATTCCTGTTCACCCGTAACTGGATGAAGGCGGCGTCCGTTCTTCTGGCGGACTACTCCTGCGCCATCAAGCTGGCAACACCGCTGGCTGTGCGTTCTGCCATGCTGGAAGCGGCACACAGAGGTGCCGTCATCAAGGGGGGCAGGCATATCGAGGCGCTGGCGCGCATGGATGCCATTGTTCTGGACAAGACAGGAACGCTGACCGAGGCCCGCCCGGTGGTGATGGATATCTGCCCCGTGAACGGCTTCAGCCGTGAGTTTGTTCTGCGCAATGCCGCGTGCATGGAGGAGCATTTCCCCCATCCTGTTGCGGAAGCCATTGTGCGAAAGGCGGAAGAAGAAGGACTGCACCATGAGGAAGATCATGCCGAAGTAGAGTACATTCTGGCCCACGGCATATCCACCACGCTGCATGGCGAAAGGATGATTCTGGGCAGCCGCCACTTTGTTCACGAGGACGAAGGCATCGATATTGATGAGGCGGCCACCTATATTCAGCGCTGCACCGATTCGGGGCTCTCATTGCTCTACTTTGGCGTCGGAGGCAGGCTGGCCGGGGTAATTGCCTTGGAAGATCCCTTGCGGCCCAGTGCGCATCGTTTTATCCGGCGTCTGGAAAACGCGGGTATGGAACGCATTATCATGCTGACCGGAGACGGGCAGGGAACCGCTCAGGCCGTGGCCGAAGAACTGGAGATAACCGAGTACTACGCACAGGCCTTGCCTGATCAGAAAACGGACCTCATAGACCGGCTGCGTGAGGAAGGCTATGTGGTGGCCATGGTGGGTGACGGTATCAACGATTCTGCGGCGCTGACACGGGCGGACGTGGGCGTTTCCATGAAGCATGGAGCAGACATCGCTCGTGAGGCTTGTGATGTGATGATTACCAGCGACAGGCTGGACAGCCTGATGGATTCCATTGCCATATCCCGCAAGACCATGCGCAGGGTGCGAAGGAACTTCATGTTCATCGTGGTGAGCAACACCATATTCATAGGGCTGGGGCTGACCGGTCTGATTTCACCCGCCATGTTGGCTCTGCTGCATAACTCGGGTACGGTTCTCACCTGCGCACATAGCATGCGGCCTGTGCTTTCCGGTAATTGA
- a CDS encoding acyl-CoA thioesterase gives MSFPTPETLLAHRISYGETDTMGVLYYAEYLHLFERGRSEFIRERGMSYATVEERGIMLPVREAQCRYRAPARYDDLVFVRVGIAEWGKASITFTYEILNETKDKVLATGMTQHACVNNTGRPVAVPDWLKSLFTGGTI, from the coding sequence ATGAGTTTTCCCACACCGGAGACATTGCTTGCCCACCGTATTTCCTACGGTGAAACAGACACCATGGGGGTGCTGTATTACGCCGAATACCTGCACCTGTTTGAACGCGGCAGAAGCGAGTTCATCCGCGAGCGCGGCATGAGCTACGCCACGGTGGAAGAACGGGGCATAATGCTGCCCGTGCGCGAGGCCCAGTGCCGCTACCGCGCCCCCGCACGGTATGATGATCTGGTTTTCGTGCGCGTGGGCATTGCCGAATGGGGCAAGGCATCCATCACCTTTACCTACGAAATTCTCAACGAAACAAAAGATAAGGTGCTGGCAACCGGCATGACGCAGCACGCCTGCGTCAACAACACGGGCCGCCCCGTGGCAGTGCCGGACTGGCTGAAAAGCCTGTTTACGGGTGGAACTATCTGA
- a CDS encoding ABC transporter permease: MKRRFRLRFLRRWVPYTHHIPTTFHHAAHMKAPLDTAPSSPTDQRSGTAKQPDNQSVQQAGPYAGNHGRNIGSHGSLAHRLRLFWRIRSMALTVLWAYKLRSAFVIAAIALGIASLTVIIAAHDGANRRADEITDNFGPDALLILGADITNRAVGQRSYTLTWNDAQRIRQSLPGTYLVVPMQAQYDVSASYGNNKWGVRSVIGATDNYGESWNWPLAEGRDISATDVEQGARVCLLGDSVAKELFGDTSPVGKSFFLNKIPFTVAGVLTPRGLAGGGGNLDDRIIIPLTTMMQRFGVERRYFRALRIKFVDAERMDDNVINLESLLRHLHGIREGEPNDFTILSAVEVQKFLSMIKGGLTIFLGITAAAAILVGGFVLANLFYLSVSERMREIGLRRALGADRNAIITQFLIEAVALTVIGAVVGIFIGLAMGQMLARLGLIEIHLSWKIFSYALASATAVGLIFGLRPARHAADMDPIQALRGGD; the protein is encoded by the coding sequence GTGAAGCGACGATTCCGCTTGCGGTTCCTCCGCAGATGGGTACCATATACGCACCACATTCCGACAACCTTTCACCACGCCGCCCACATGAAAGCTCCTCTCGATACGGCCCCCTCGTCTCCAACCGACCAGCGCAGTGGTACTGCCAAGCAGCCGGACAATCAGTCTGTCCAGCAGGCAGGCCCTTATGCTGGCAACCACGGCCGCAACATTGGCAGCCATGGCAGCCTTGCCCACCGCCTGCGCCTTTTCTGGCGCATACGCTCCATGGCCCTGACCGTGCTCTGGGCCTACAAGCTGCGTTCGGCCTTTGTCATAGCCGCCATTGCGCTGGGCATAGCCTCGCTCACGGTCATCATCGCCGCGCACGACGGTGCCAACCGCAGAGCCGATGAGATTACGGACAACTTCGGACCGGACGCCCTGCTCATTCTCGGAGCCGACATCACCAACCGGGCCGTGGGCCAGCGTTCCTACACGCTCACATGGAATGATGCCCAGCGCATCCGCCAGTCGCTGCCGGGGACCTATCTGGTCGTTCCCATGCAGGCCCAGTATGATGTCAGTGCCAGCTACGGCAACAACAAGTGGGGGGTGCGCAGCGTCATCGGCGCAACAGACAATTACGGCGAATCGTGGAACTGGCCGCTGGCGGAAGGACGCGACATTTCCGCCACCGACGTGGAACAGGGCGCCCGCGTGTGCCTGCTTGGAGACTCCGTTGCCAAAGAACTTTTCGGCGATACCAGCCCCGTGGGGAAAAGCTTCTTCCTGAACAAGATTCCCTTCACCGTGGCGGGCGTGCTCACACCGCGCGGTCTGGCGGGTGGCGGCGGCAATCTGGATGACCGCATCATCATTCCGCTGACCACCATGATGCAGCGTTTCGGCGTGGAGAGACGCTATTTCCGCGCACTGCGCATCAAGTTCGTTGATGCCGAGCGCATGGATGACAACGTCATCAATCTGGAAAGCCTGCTGCGGCACCTGCACGGCATACGCGAAGGCGAGCCCAACGACTTCACCATCCTTTCCGCCGTCGAGGTGCAGAAGTTCCTTTCCATGATCAAGGGCGGGCTGACCATCTTTCTGGGCATTACGGCAGCCGCCGCCATTCTGGTGGGCGGGTTCGTGCTTGCGAACCTGTTCTATCTTTCCGTGTCCGAGCGCATGCGCGAAATCGGCCTGCGCCGTGCTCTGGGAGCGGACAGAAACGCCATAATCACCCAGTTTCTCATTGAAGCCGTGGCCCTGACGGTGATCGGCGCGGTAGTCGGCATTTTCATCGGTCTTGCCATGGGCCAGATGCTGGCCCGCCTTGGGCTCATAGAGATACACCTGTCGTGGAAGATATTCAGCTACGCGCTGGCATCGGCCACGGCGGTGGGGCTGATATTCGGCCTGCGCCCTGCGCGCCATGCAGCGGACATGGACCCCATTCAGGCCCTGCGGGGAGGTGACTAG
- a CDS encoding dienelactone hydrolase family protein, whose product MPAMTDSPTLNAGTPFLCADGETSLEGALFMPAPGTHPTGTHPTGTHPTGTHPTGTHPTGTHPRAAVLLVHEFMGPGEYMHRHARRLSALGFVVLACDMYGAGVRPANPEEGSRVSRIYRGDRERMRRRLRASFDALRSHPATQGLPVFSLGFSFGGCAVLELARSGAPVDATCSVYGYLSTTHPLPPVEEKAVPCGPLLVLHGAHDRIVPLEDVAPFAQEMRDAQTDCRIILYSDAGHGFCNELLIPDEPLKSWYCPRLAHRAWKDILGFFDTVLATAEGTAFARESVSTQESASA is encoded by the coding sequence ATGCCGGCGATGACAGACTCTCCCACACTGAACGCCGGAACACCCTTTCTCTGTGCGGACGGCGAAACATCACTTGAAGGTGCGCTGTTCATGCCCGCCCCAGGCACACATCCCACAGGCACACATCCCACAGGCACACATCCCACAGGCACACATCCCACAGGCACACATCCCACAGGCACACATCCCAGGGCCGCCGTGCTGTTGGTGCACGAATTCATGGGACCGGGCGAATACATGCACAGGCATGCAAGGCGGCTTTCCGCCCTCGGCTTTGTCGTGCTTGCCTGCGACATGTACGGTGCCGGTGTGCGCCCCGCCAATCCCGAAGAAGGGAGCCGCGTCTCCCGCATCTACCGTGGAGACAGGGAACGCATGCGCAGAAGGCTGCGCGCCTCGTTCGATGCCCTGCGCAGCCATCCTGCAACACAGGGGCTGCCGGTCTTCAGTCTGGGCTTCTCCTTCGGCGGATGTGCCGTGCTGGAACTGGCCCGCTCCGGCGCTCCGGTGGACGCCACATGCAGCGTATACGGGTATCTGAGCACCACGCATCCCCTGCCGCCCGTTGAGGAAAAAGCCGTTCCCTGCGGTCCGCTGCTGGTGCTGCACGGCGCTCATGACAGGATTGTGCCGCTTGAAGACGTAGCCCCCTTCGCGCAGGAAATGCGTGATGCGCAGACGGACTGCCGCATCATCCTATACAGCGACGCCGGACACGGCTTCTGCAATGAGCTGCTCATTCCCGACGAGCCTCTCAAGTCATGGTATTGCCCTCGCCTTGCGCACAGGGCATGGAAGGACATACTCGGCTTTTTTGACACGGTTCTGGCCACGGCAGAGGGAACCGCGTTCGCGCGGGAATCCGTGTCTACACAGGAATCCGCGTCTGCATAG